The following are encoded together in the Kluyveromyces lactis mitochondrion, complete genome genome:
- the CYTB gene encoding apocytochrome b: protein MSFRKSNIYLNLLNSYMIDSPQPSSINYWWNLGSLLGLCLVIQICTGIFLAMHYSSNIELAFSAVEHIMRDVQGGWFIRYAHANGASFFFICMYIHIGKGLYYGSYRAPRTLVWNVGVIIFVLTMAAAFLGYCCVYGQMSHWGATVITNLFSAIPFIGNDIVSWLWGGFSVSNPTIQRFFAFHYLVPFIIAAFVIMHFMALHTHGSSNPLGVTGNLDRLPMHGYFIFKDLITVFVFLFFFSLFVFFSPNTMGHPDNYIPGNPLVTPASIVPEWYLLPFYAILRSVPDKLLGVLAMFGAILILLVLPITDRSVIRGNAFKVFSKFFFFLFIANFVLLGHLGECHVEPPFVVMGQIATVIYFAYFLVIVPVVSTIENVLFYVGRKNAK, encoded by the coding sequence ATGTCATTTAGAAAATCTAATATTTATTTAAATTTATTAAATAGTTATATGATTGATTCACCACAACCTTCATCAATTAATTATTGATGAAATTTAGGATCATTATTAGGATTATGTTTAGTAATTCAAATTTGTACAGGTATTTTTTTAGCTATGCATTATTCATCTAATATTGAATTAGCATTCTCAGCTGTTGAACATATTATGAGAGATGTTCAAGGAGGATGATTTATTAGATATGCTCATGCTAATGGTGCATCATTCTTCTTTATTTGTATGTATATTCATATTGGTAAAGGTTTATATTATGGTTCATATAGAGCTCCTAGAACATTAGTATGAAATGTTGGTGTTATTATTTTTGTATTAACAATGGCTGCTGCTTTCTTAGGATACTGTTGTGTATATGGACAAATGAGTCATTGAGGTGCTACAGTTATTACTAATTTATTCTCAGCTATTCCATTTATTGGTAATGATATTGTATCATGATTATGAGGTGGATTCTCAGTTTCTAATCCTACTATTCAAAGATTCTTCGCTTTCCATTATTTAGTACCATTTATTATTGCTGCATTTGTAATTATGCATTTTATGGCATTACATACACATGGTTCATCAAATCCTTTAGGTGTTACAGGTAATTTAGATAGATTACCAATGCATGGTTACTTTATTTTTAAAGATTTAATTACTGTATTTGTATTCTTATTCTTCTTCTCATTATTTGTATTCTTCTCACCTAATACAATGGGACATCCAGATAACTATATTCCTGGTAATCCATTAGTTACACCTGCATCTATTGTACCAGAATGATATTTATTACCATTCTATGCAATTTTAAGATCAGTACCTGATAAATTATTAGGAGTATTAGCTATGTTTGGTGCTATTTTAATTTTATTAGTATTACCTATTACAGATAGAAGTGTTATTAGAGGTAACGCATTTAAAGTATTCTCTAAATTCTTCTTCTTCTTATTTATTGCTAACTTTGTATTATTAGGCCACTTAGGAGAATGTCATGTAGAGCCTCCTTTTGTTGTAATGGGACAAATTGCTACTGTAATTTATTTTGCATACTTCTTAGTTATTGTACCAGTTGTATCAACAATTGAAAATGTATTATTCTATGTAGGTAGAAAAAATGCAAAGTAA
- the ATP6 gene encoding ATPase complex subunit 6 gives MLNLFITSPLDQFEIRVLMGFTSPLLDFSSLNFTTFSLYTIIVLFTVLGLNLLTTNNNKIIGSKWFVSQEAIYDTILNMVKGQIGGKLWGYYFPLVYTFFFFIFVSNLISMIPYSFALSAHLIFIVSLSSVIWLGATIIGLTKHGLVFFSLFVPGGTPLPLVPLLVLIELLSYFARAISLGLRLSSNVLSGHLLLIILGGLLFNLMSMSIITFVFGLIPGVGLLAIVVLEFAISVIQAYVWSILTSSYLKDVLYLH, from the coding sequence ATGTTAAATTTATTTATTACATCACCATTAGATCAATTTGAAATTAGAGTATTAATGGGATTTACATCTCCATTATTAGATTTCAGTAGTTTAAATTTCACTACATTCTCATTATATACAATTATTGTATTATTTACAGTATTAGGTTTAAATTTATTAACAACTAATAATAATAAAATTATTGGTTCAAAATGATTTGTATCACAAGAAGCTATTTATGATACTATTTTAAATATGGTTAAAGGACAAATTGGTGGTAAATTATGAGGATATTATTTCCCATTAGTTTATACATTCTTCTTCTTTATCTTTGTTAGTAATTTAATTAGTATGATTCCTTATTCATTTGCTTTATCAGCACATTTAATCTTTATTGTTTCATTAAGTTCAGTTATTTGATTAGGTGCTACAATTATTGGTTTAACTAAACATGGTTTAGTATTCTTCTCATTATTTGTACCAGGTGGTACTCCTTTACCATTAGTTCCATTATTAGTATTAATTGAATTATTATCTTATTTTGCTAGAGCTATTTCTTTAGGTTTAAGATTATCAAGTAATGTATTAAGTGGACATTTATTATTAATTATTTTAGGAGGATTATTATTTAATTTAATGTCAATGAGTATTATTACATTCGTATTTGGTTTAATTCCAGGTGTAGGATTATTAGCTATTGTTGTATTAGAATTTGCTATTTCAGTAATTCAAGCTTATGTATGATCTATTTTAACATCTTCATACTTAAAAGATGTTTTATACTTACATTAA
- the ATP8 gene encoding ATPase complex subunit 8, with product MPQLVPFYFLNQLVYGFALVTILLVLFAQYFLPQILRLYVSRLFISKL from the coding sequence ATTTTATTTCTTAAATCAATTAGTATATGGTTTTGCATTAGTTACTATTTTATTAGTATTATTTGCACAATACTTCTTACCACAAATTTTAAGATTATATGTATCAAGATTATTTATTTCAAAATTATAA